GCAGGGGTCAGCGTTCTCTGGCAGGCTCTCGACGAACTCCTCATCGAGCTCACGCCCAACGTGCGACCGGGTGAGGACAGTGCCGTCGACGCTCGTCACCAGAGCTCTAAACCCTAGCCTTAAGAACTCCTTGACCACTTCCCTCGGCCTCCTCCCCCAGAGCGGGAAGAAGGCCTTGAGGCCCTCGAGCGCAAGCATACTTTCTCTATAGCTTCTAACGTCCTCAAGGTAGATATCGCCGAAGACGAAGCCCTCGACCCCCTCTGCTCTATACTTCCTAGCCGCCCCCCTCATTAACTCCCCGTACTCCCCCATCGAGCACCTCTCTGGAATGTAGACTACGTCTAGCGGGAGGTTAAGTAGCGCCGCCTGCCTCTCTACGAGCTCCCTCCTCACCCCGTGCATCGCCACCCTGTCGTACTCCCTCACCGCTACTGTCAATAGGCCGACGCACCTCGCGGAGCCGTGCTGAGCGACCTCGTACAGTGAGAGAGCCGAGTCCTTGCCGCCGCTCCACGAAACAACCACCCGCCGCTCTGCGTTAATTAAGTGCAGCGGGCCGCTCATGCCAGCTTCCTCACGAATGCTTATTAGTACGTCGCCATATAAGGCCACTGACCTTTAGGGTGCGCTCTGTGGCCGGCTACATTCTCGATGTGCAGGGCCTAAGCGTAGAAGCCCCAGGGAGGAGGGTGCTCAGCGACGTAAGCCTACAGGTGCCTGAGGGGGAGGTACACGTGCTCTTCGGCCCAAACGGCTCTGGTAAGAGCTCGCTGATAATGACCATCCTAGGCTTCTCTCCCTACAAAGTAGTCTCTGGCAGGGTGCTGTTTAAGGGCAGGGACATAACTAACCTCCCGATCAATGAGAGGGTAAGGATGGGGATTAGCGTAGCTTTCCAAAACCCGCCGGCAATAAGAGGGGTTAAGCTTAAGGACGTCTTAAGCTTCCTAGCGCCGAGGAGGGAGAGGGTTGAGGAGCTCCTCGCGAAGCTCAAGTTCCCAACGGGCCTCTTAGATAGAGACCTGAACCTAGGCTTCTCAGGCGGGGAGGTTAAGAAGAGCGAGGTGTTCCAGGCGGTAGTTCAGGGTGGAGACTTCGTAATCCTCGACGAGCCCGACTCAGGGGTTGACGTCGAGAACTTAAGGATCATAGGCAAGTCCCTCAACGACCTACTCCAAGGCAAGTCGGCGTTAATAGTCACCCACCTAGGGACTATCCTTCAATACGTAGAGGCCGACGTGGCCCACGTAATGATGAACGGCACGATAGTATGCTCAGGCCCTCCTACGAAGATCCTTAGCCAAATACTTAACGAGGGCTACTCGTGGTGCGAGAAATGTCCTCGCGTAAGGACGACGCGTTGCGAGCTTTAAGTAAGCCAGCCCCCTTTGGGCTAGACCTAGACCTAGGCCAGTACTTAAGGCAGGGAGGGGGCCTCGAACCTAGCCTCGCGCTTAGGTCTGAGGACGTACTGAGCAGGGCCCGCGAGGTGGGGGTTCTCTTAAGCCAGGAGGAGAGGGCTGGCACCTACCTTCAAGTAGATCACTCCGTCTTGCTTAAAGCAGTTAGGGAGGCCTTTGAGAACGAGGTAGAGGTCATGAGCACTAAGGAGGCCTTGGAGAAGTACGAGTGGCTGAAAGACTACTGGTGGAGGGCCGTCAGAGCAGACCTAGACAAGTATACAGCGCTGGCCGAGCTAGCGTGGGATCAAGGGTACTTCGTCAGGGTGCTAGAGGGGGCGAAGGTCTCGCTACCGCTTCAGGCGTGCCTCATGTTAGCGACTGACCGACTAAATCAAAACCCGCACAACGTAGTAATCGCTGAGCCAGGCTCAGAGGCACAGATAATAACTGGCTGTACTCTCCACCGAGGCGTTCAGAGGGGGCTGCATGTAGGCGTCACTGAGCTCTACGTTAAGGAGGGGGCTAAGCTAACGTTCACGATGATCCACGGCTGGGCTGAGGGCTTCGACGCAAGGCCTAGATCTAGCGCCATAGTGGAGAGGGGGGCCACCTTCATCAGCAACTACGTATGCCTTAAGCCAGTTAGGAGCCTACAGATGTACCCGACCGCGTACTGTGTAGGGCAGGGTGCCCGTGCTAGGTTTAATAGCATTATCTACGGGGTAGCCTCCTCCCACATCGACGTAGGCTCCAGAATAGTCCTTGAGGGCGAGGACTGTAGGGGCGAGATCGTATCTAGGGCTATAGCGACAGGGAGGGCTCAGGTACACGTTAGAGGGTCCTTGGAGGGCGTGCGCAGTAGCGTAAGAGGGCACTTAGAGTGTAGGGGGCTGCTGCTGTCGAGCGAAGCTACCATCTATGCCTACCCTGAGCTTAAGGCCATGGCTCAGGGGGCGGAGCTTTCACACGAAGCCGCGATAGGAAAGATAGCTGAGGAGCAGGTTCAGTACTTAATGGCTAGAGGCTTCTCTAGAAGCGAGGCGGAGGCTTTGATCGTGAGGGGCTTCATGGACGTAAGCATACTAGGGCTGCCCGGGGAGCTTGAAGAAGGGCTTCGCAAAGTAGTTGACGCAGTGTTGACGCAGGCCCCTTAGCCCTAGCTATCGGCCTCGCACTATCAGCACGGCACTCGCGCCTCACGAGGTAGTGCGAGCAGGGCTAACCTACGCCCTACTCACTCTACAAGGTATCCCTTTTAGGACTGGGTAGCCAGATATCGGGTCTCTAATCTCCGTCCCCGTCAGGGCGTTTACGTTTGCTTGAGCCCAGCCGTGGGGCACGCTGACGACGAGCGGCATAACGTCGCTACTTAGCTTAGCCCTAATCTTAACGCCCCCCTTCCTCGTCTCAA
The nucleotide sequence above comes from Candidatus Nezhaarchaeota archaeon. Encoded proteins:
- a CDS encoding ABC transporter ATP-binding protein gives rise to the protein MAGYILDVQGLSVEAPGRRVLSDVSLQVPEGEVHVLFGPNGSGKSSLIMTILGFSPYKVVSGRVLFKGRDITNLPINERVRMGISVAFQNPPAIRGVKLKDVLSFLAPRRERVEELLAKLKFPTGLLDRDLNLGFSGGEVKKSEVFQAVVQGGDFVILDEPDSGVDVENLRIIGKSLNDLLQGKSALIVTHLGTILQYVEADVAHVMMNGTIVCSGPPTKILSQILNEGYSWCEKCPRVRTTRCEL
- a CDS encoding adenine nucleotide alpha hydrolase; translation: MSGPLHLINAERRVVVSWSGGKDSALSLYEVAQHGSARCVGLLTVAVREYDRVAMHGVRRELVERQAALLNLPLDVVYIPERCSMGEYGELMRGAARKYRAEGVEGFVFGDIYLEDVRSYRESMLALEGLKAFFPLWGRRPREVVKEFLRLGFRALVTSVDGTVLTRSHVGRELDEEFVESLPENADPCGERGEYHTFVYEGPVFAKPIPVRAEEVVEKEVEGKRFYYCDLQLSCPT
- a CDS encoding SufD family Fe-S cluster assembly protein, whose amino-acid sequence is MSSRKDDALRALSKPAPFGLDLDLGQYLRQGGGLEPSLALRSEDVLSRAREVGVLLSQEERAGTYLQVDHSVLLKAVREAFENEVEVMSTKEALEKYEWLKDYWWRAVRADLDKYTALAELAWDQGYFVRVLEGAKVSLPLQACLMLATDRLNQNPHNVVIAEPGSEAQIITGCTLHRGVQRGLHVGVTELYVKEGAKLTFTMIHGWAEGFDARPRSSAIVERGATFISNYVCLKPVRSLQMYPTAYCVGQGARARFNSIIYGVASSHIDVGSRIVLEGEDCRGEIVSRAIATGRAQVHVRGSLEGVRSSVRGHLECRGLLLSSEATIYAYPELKAMAQGAELSHEAAIGKIAEEQVQYLMARGFSRSEAEALIVRGFMDVSILGLPGELEEGLRKVVDAVLTQAP